In Macrobrachium rosenbergii isolate ZJJX-2024 chromosome 47, ASM4041242v1, whole genome shotgun sequence, the following are encoded in one genomic region:
- the LOC136830975 gene encoding protein Star-like isoform X1, with product MTKGKFILLSLCVFMFFLLMHITSEVRGDESSFMEKFDGAWQGDQEAVTSLSLLLKAPGSNGFALDHPGKNDFSDHGQSSELAKILRKKEFGFFIDAHAGDGENGSVSLLFERHMKWYGLLVEDDYDTFVELQEKGRNSFAIHAKLSTTDRMKLTKNSRLLDRTDPANFHWEIPLYSLFKAMGNTEVDLLILDTTGTELKILKTLPWDSVKIKVLCIAYTHIPGNSRSLPEYLSRKGYTLLKTHVKDMFFVSNEFLWGKK from the exons CATCTGAAGTAAGAGGAGATGAATCAAGCTTCATGGAAAAATTCGACGGGGCGTGGCAAGGCGACCAGGAAGCTGTAACGAGTTTGAGCCTTCTCCTTAAAGCCCCAGGTTCGAATGGCTTTGCCTTAGATCACCCGGGAAAGAATGATTTTTCTGACCATGGCCAGAGCTCTGAGCTCGCAAAAATCCTTAGGAAAAAG GAATTCGGCTTCTTCATAGACGCCCACGCCGGCGACGGCGAGAACGGCAGCGTGAGTCTCCTTTTCGAACGCCACATGAAATGGTACGGCCTCCTGGTGGAAGATGACTACGACACCTTCGTGGAACTGCAGGAGAAGGGCAGGAATTCTTTCGCCATCCACGCCAAACTCTCGACCACAGACAGAATGAAGTTGACCAAAAATAG CAGACTCCTGGACCGGACTGACCCCGCTAACTTCCACTGGGAAATTCCTCTTTACTCTTTGTTCAAGGCcatgggaaatacagaagtaGATCTGCTCATTTTGGACACAACGGGCACTGAACTGAAG ATCCTCAAAACCTTGCCGTGGGACTCAGTGAAAATCAAAGTGCTGTGCATCGCCTACACCCACATCCCAGGGAACTCTCGATCCCTGCCCGAATACCTGAGCCGCAAGGGGTACACTCTGCTCAAGACTCACGTCAAGGACATGTTCTTCGTCAGCAACGAATTCTTgtggggaaaaaaatga
- the LOC136830975 gene encoding protein Star-like isoform X2, giving the protein MTKGKFILLSLCVFMFFLLMHITSEVRGDESSFMEKFDGAWQGDQEAVTSLSLLLKAPGSNGFALDHPGKNDFSDHGQSSELAKILRKKEFGFFIDAHAGDGENGSVSLLFERHMKWYGLLVEDDYDTFVELQEKGRNSFAIHAKLSTTDRMKLTKNRLLDRTDPANFHWEIPLYSLFKAMGNTEVDLLILDTTGTELKILKTLPWDSVKIKVLCIAYTHIPGNSRSLPEYLSRKGYTLLKTHVKDMFFVSNEFLWGKK; this is encoded by the exons CATCTGAAGTAAGAGGAGATGAATCAAGCTTCATGGAAAAATTCGACGGGGCGTGGCAAGGCGACCAGGAAGCTGTAACGAGTTTGAGCCTTCTCCTTAAAGCCCCAGGTTCGAATGGCTTTGCCTTAGATCACCCGGGAAAGAATGATTTTTCTGACCATGGCCAGAGCTCTGAGCTCGCAAAAATCCTTAGGAAAAAG GAATTCGGCTTCTTCATAGACGCCCACGCCGGCGACGGCGAGAACGGCAGCGTGAGTCTCCTTTTCGAACGCCACATGAAATGGTACGGCCTCCTGGTGGAAGATGACTACGACACCTTCGTGGAACTGCAGGAGAAGGGCAGGAATTCTTTCGCCATCCACGCCAAACTCTCGACCACAGACAGAATGAAGTTGACCAAAAATAG ACTCCTGGACCGGACTGACCCCGCTAACTTCCACTGGGAAATTCCTCTTTACTCTTTGTTCAAGGCcatgggaaatacagaagtaGATCTGCTCATTTTGGACACAACGGGCACTGAACTGAAG ATCCTCAAAACCTTGCCGTGGGACTCAGTGAAAATCAAAGTGCTGTGCATCGCCTACACCCACATCCCAGGGAACTCTCGATCCCTGCCCGAATACCTGAGCCGCAAGGGGTACACTCTGCTCAAGACTCACGTCAAGGACATGTTCTTCGTCAGCAACGAATTCTTgtggggaaaaaaatga